The following are encoded in a window of Bacteroidota bacterium genomic DNA:
- a CDS encoding T9SS type A sorting domain-containing protein yields MGIKEGLSINEELKIKLWKKSENLEYTLKVNEWEEGNGKYKPNKIAIVADFEIIPNSQEFSLISYFPNPFSNLTYIQFYSPIQETVSLEIYDLHGRIIVPYQIINCISGNNKIKIDAKNFRTGIYVGLLRAPTKSISFKLNCIK; encoded by the coding sequence TTGGGAATAAAAGAAGGATTGAGTATTAATGAAGAGCTTAAAATAAAATTATGGAAAAAAAGCGAGAACTTAGAATATACATTAAAAGTTAATGAATGGGAGGAAGGAAACGGAAAATATAAACCAAATAAAATTGCAATTGTTGCAGATTTTGAAATTATCCCCAATTCACAAGAATTTTCACTTATATCCTACTTTCCAAACCCATTTTCCAATTTAACATATATTCAGTTTTACAGCCCAATTCAAGAAACTGTTTCATTAGAGATTTATGATTTACATGGAAGAATCATTGTACCATACCAAATAATAAATTGTATTTCTGGGAATAATAAAATAAAAATTGATGCCAAAAATTTTAGAACCGGAATCTATGTTGGTTTATTGAGAGCGCCTACAAAAAGCATTAGTTTTAAACTTAACTGCATAAAATAA